The Candidatus Angelobacter sp. genome segment GACCCGCTCGGGGGCGGAGACTTCACCGCAAAAAGCAGACAGTGCCGCGCAATCACAAGACAAAACGTTAAGTGAATCGCTCAGGCCGGTCAAAGAAAAGCCGTTGACGGGCCGGACGGAAATAGCCCCTGTATCGTCCGCCTTGAACCGAGATGTTTGCAAAGGCACGGTCCCCGTGTGGACCTCCGATGACAGACGCGTCAAGGCCGCGGAAGGGTTATCAAGGCAAGTCGGCTGTAAAATCACGGGAGACGGTTTGGGTGACGGGGTGTGACAACCTCTTCGGCGTACAATCCCGGGTGCCTTTCGCAAACGTTAGAGCAGTTTAAATAAAACTGTAGCCACAGGAAGCAAACCAATTCATGGCGTCTTGAGGCGTGACTTTGGCCAGCGCGTAGGTGATCGCCTCATGCAGGGCGGGTTGGGTGCGCGCCTCCGCGCTACGCAACAAGCCTTTAACTTTGCTCCACATTTTTTCGATGGGATTAAGGTCCGGTGAGTAGACGGGCAAAAAGCGAACCTCCGCGCCGCGCTGCGCGATGAGTCCCAGGCTGGCTGCGTCTTTATGGGGCGGAAGGTTGTCCATGACCACCACGTCGCCAGCTCGCAGCATGGGGCTCAAGACCTCGCGCACGTACACTTGGAAAACTTCCGCGTCGGTCGCGCCTTCGATCGCCAGGCAGGCCGTCGCCCCGTCCAGCCGGATCGCTCCCAAAAGCGTCGTTGCGTTCCAATGACCCTGAGGAGCACTGCCGCGAACACGCTCACCCCGGGGAGCCCGACCTCTGAGCCGGGTCATGTTGGTCTTGGCTCCGGACTCGTCCAGGAAGATCAGGCGTGTGCGGGGTCCCAGCTGCCTTGCCGCCGCCGCCAGAGCCGCCGCGCCCGTGCCACGTCCGGGCGATCCTGTTCGGTGGCATGGAGTGTCTTTTTTTATATGTCAGCCCAATTTTTCGCAGAGCGTAGTGGATGGCCGGCAAAGTGCAGTCCAACTTCACAGCCTGGCGCACTTCCCGCAAGGTCATATCAGGCTTGCGCCCGATGAGCGTGCGCATCTGTTCTCGGTGGCTGGGCTCAATGAGGGGCTTGCGTCCCGAGTAACGATGGCGGGCGCCAATATCTCCAGTGCGCGTCCGCTGTTGCAGGAGTTTTTTTACCATGCCCAGCGAGACGCGATAACGCTGGGCGACCTGCTCGCGGGTTCCCTCCTCACGGTCGTAGGAAGCTAAGATTCGTTCGCGCAAATCCAGCGAAAGCGTTCGCATGCCCAAAGCATATCAAAGTGAATTCAGAACGGCCACAGTTTATTTTAAAATGCTCTAGATGGCGGTGCCACTCGCAGTCAGTTTAATGGCGAGATAGTGAACGGTCCTTTCATATTCGGTTGCCATAGATTTACGGCGACGCCAGTCCCTTTTGCGCCGCCAGTAAACACAACTTTAAACATAATCCCCTGCATTCCTTGATACTCCCAAGGTTTAGCGTATAGCGTTGCCATGAGCGGGAAGCCATCATTGTCTGCAAGCGTCGCGATGGGAGGTTTCAAGCTGTGGGTGTTGACGAAGAAAATAAGCTGATAGTCAGCAGGGCGTTGGTGGTTGTAAGCAATCCGGACTGTTGGTCCTGGAGTGACGTTGGTGGAGACACAACTGGTGAGTGCAGCAACGAATCCGACGAGCAAGAAACCTCGGAAGGATGCTTTCATGGAAAAGAGAGGCGATGCCGCAGTCCGCTTCACGTCTCAATCGCGTAGGCCTTGATCTTGTTGTAGAGCGTCTGGCGTCCGATGCCGAGGCGTTTGGCGGTTTCCAGTTTGTTGCCACCGGTTTCCTTGAGCATCTGAACGATGGTGTTGCGCTCCATCGCCTCCATCAACGTCAGGTTTGTGTCGTCCTCCGGTGTTTCGGCCCGTGGCGCGTTGATGGACAGATCCTGCACGTCCACCTGCTTGCCTTCACACATGAGCACGGCGCGCTGCACCTCGTTCTGCAACTGGCGCACGTTGCCGGGCCAGTCGAATTTGCGGAGCAGTTCCGCCGCGGCCGGCGTGTATCCGGTGATGACGCGGTTGGCCTGCGCGGCGAAGCGTTTGAGGAATGAGTTGGCCAGCGGCAGGATGTCCTCGCGCCGGTCGCGCAGCGGCGGCAGGGCGATGGAAATGGCGCTGATGCGGTAATACAAATCCTCGCGCAGTTTGCCGGACTTGATGGCTTCCTCGGGCGGGCGATTCGTGGCCGCAATGACGCGGCAATCACTCTTGTAACTGGTGCGCCCGCCCACGGGCCGGACCTCCTTCTCCTGCAGGACGCGCAGCAGTTTGCTTTGTGTGTCGATGGGCATCTCCGAGATTTCGTCGAGCAACAGCGTGCCGCCGTCGGCCTGGCGGAACAACCCTTCGCGGTCGGCTTGCGCGCCGGTGTAGGCGCCCTTGACCGACCCGAACAGCTCGCTTTCGATCAACTCGCGCGGCAGCGCGGCGCAATTGACCTTGATCATGGGTCCCTTGGCGCGCGTGCTCAGGGCGTGAAACAAATCGGCGATGACCTCCTTGCCGGTGCCGCTCTCGCCCGTGAGCAGGATGGAAACGTCGCTGGGCGCAACCCGCTCGACGGTGCGCACGACGGCCTTCATCGCGGAGCTTTGGAAGATCGGCGACGCGCCGCCGGTCATGGTCGAGAGCGCCTGCCGCAACGAGCTGGCCTGCTCGCTCAATTGTTTGTGTTCCAGGGCGCGCTTGACGAGCACCATCAGGTTCTTGGGATCGACAGGCTTGTTTTGAAAGTGGTAGGCGCCGCGCTTGGTGGCCTCGACGGCAGCATCGAATGTGGCGTTGCCGGTCAGGACGATGACTTCCGTCTCCGGCCACTGTTTTTTAATGGCCGGCAGCAGGTCGAGGCCGTGACCGTCCGGCAGTTGCAAATCGAGCAGCACCACGTCTGGTTGCGGACCCTCGAAGGCGGTCTGAGCCGCCGCCGCGTTCTCCGCGGGAATGACTTCGTAACCCTCCGACTCGAGCAGCGTGAGCATCAGATCACGCATGTTCATGTCGTCGTCCACCACCATGATTTTCGTTTTCATACGGGCTACTTCCGCTTCGGTTCACAAGCACGTGTAAAGCTCCGGAACAATTCCCGAAAGACACCATGCTTTTCAAACAAACGCTCGGGATGAAATTGCACCCCCGCCAGCCACGGCAACCATTGCGCCGCCGGACGGGCCAGTTCCAGGCCTTCAATCACCCCATCCATGCTGACCGCAGTCACGCGCAACACATCTGCCAGACGTCCAACCGCCTGATGATGCGAGCTGTTTACACCAAGCGTTTGCTTGCCGGCAATCTTGTTCAGGATGGAGCCGGGCGTCAATGCCACTTTGTGGACGATTTTGTCCTTCCGGTCCAGACGGACGTGGTTCAGCGCACCCGCCACCTGCCTCGTGATATCCACAATCAGCGTGCCCCCCAGGGCAACGTTCAGCATCTGCTGGCCACGGCAGATGGCCAGCAGCGGTTTCCGCTGCCGGAACACTTCGCGAATCAAAAGCAGTTCCAACAGATCCCGGGCAGGATCCGGAGGACTGACCGTCCGCCTGAGCCTTGCTGAAAGACGTCGCGCGTACAGCTTTGGCTGAACATCGTCCCCGCCGGTCAGCATCACGCCGTCGCACCTGCGCACGGCTTCGACGATCCCGTTTTCGGGCGTGGAGCACGGCAACACCCACGGCACGCCACCCGCCGCAACGATGGCGCGCGGGTAGCATTCCGAAAGGCTCAATGAGATGTCGAGGAATTCGGCGCCTTTGCGTTCGCTGCACGGCGTGATGAGAATCAGCGGCCTCGATTTCATGACAAATCCGCCTCAGGAAACCGCTCGCGGATCACTTTCGTCACCCGCATCTCCTCCTCGGGTCGCAACAGCCGGCGCGCAATCCGGCGTCGAACCGCATCCAGTAATTCCAACCAGTCATCGAGCGGCGGCTGTTCCAGGGACTGCCACTGGTCGTAGCGTTTTTCGCGGACGAAAAACTTCCACTCGCCGCCGACGCGGCGAGCATAAACCTCGCGTTTAACGCCGTCAGCCGACCGGCCTTTCCAACTGATTTCCGCCTTGGCGCCCATTCCTTGCTTATTGCTCGGCCAGATCAACACCTGCCACAGCCATCGCGGCAATGCCCTCCTCGCGACCGATGCAACCGAGTTGCTCGTTCGTCGTGGCCTTGACGCCGACGCGTTTCGGATTGATGCCCAGAGCCTGCGCGATGTTCAATTGCATGGCATGAATGTGCGGCGCCAGCTTTGGCGCTTGCGCGATGAGGGTCGCATCCACGTTGACAACCTTTCCGTCATGGAAGGCGACCTGGCGCGCGGCCTCCTGCAAAAAAACCTTGCTGGGCGCGTTTTTCCAGCGCGGATCACTGTTCGGAAAGAAATGGCCGATGTCGCCCTCGCCCAACGCGCCAAAAATCGCGTCACAAATCGCGTGCATCAAAACGTCGGCGTCGGAATGGCCGTCCAGTCCTTTTGAATGGGGAATGTCCACGCCGCCGAGAATGAGTCTGCGTCCTTCGACAAGCCGGTGTACGTCATAACCGATGCCCACGTGAATCATGCGCGTCAATGTATCGGGAGTGTCCGTCAAGTAAATCGTTTTCAATTTCCAGCCCCGGCTGCAAGCGGGGCATCGTGGGAATCCCCATTTGCCGCTGTGCGCGTATCCGCATCAGGGCAGGACTCGCACCCGGTAAAAGCGACTAACGTTGGTCGGGACGCTGTCGTCTACATTCGTAGCCGTATTGCCGGTGCTGACGACGTCTCTGGATAGGTCGGTCCAGCCAGCCGTACTTAAGCCGGGATTGAACTGGACCTGATAGGTCCCGTTAGTAACTGCAGTCCAGATGATCACGATGTTGGTTGTGGTTACAGTTGGCGGAAATAACAACGGCGCTGGCGCGGTAATGGTCAGCGTGCCTGTGTTAAAGTCGATGGCGTAGTTATCGCTGGTCAAACCGCTGGGCGAAATCGAGTAGCTCCCGGCGTTCTCGCCCGGAGTTCGAGTGAAGGCCAATGTGCCACTCAACACACCTGGGTCCTCGCCATTGACGAACCCGTCATAGGTCACTGTGAACGCCGGATCGGCCATGCCGTAAGTTTTGGTCTTTGTGTCAGCGGTGACAGACAGGGCCGCTTTGGCAATCGTGAACGTGCCGTTTTCAAAGGTAATCGCGTAATTGCCGCTATTCAGGCCGCTGGGAGTGATCGAGTAGCTTCCGGCGTTCTCGCCGGGAGCGCGTGTGAAGGCCAAAGCGCCACTCAACACAGCTTGATCCTCGCCATTGACGAAACCGCCGTAGGTCACCGTGAACCCCGGATCAGACGCGCCGTATGTCTTGCTCCTTGCGTCGGCAACGACGGACAAAACGGCCTTCGTGATCGTCAGCGCACTCGCAGTGAAGCCTATCGTGTAATTCCCGTTGGGCGTCAGCGTCCCGGCAGTGATTCCATAGGGGCTGCCCGCGACACTTTCGCCGGTCGATCGCGCAAGCACGCCCGTCAACGCGCTGGCGACCGTGTCGCTGAACTTCAATCCGACCACCGCGAAGGTTAGAGCCGGATCGATCGCGCCGTAGCTTTTGGTCTGTGCGTCGGCGATGACGGACAATGCCGCCTTGATGATAGTCAGTGTACTGCCCGTGAAGTTTATGACATAATTCCCATTGGGAACCAACGTTCCCTGAGTGACGGAGTAGGGGCCATCGGCCACCGATTCGCCTGGCGTACGTGTGAGCGCGCCCGTCAGCGCGGTCGCGACGGTGTCGTTGAACTGCAGTCCGCTCACCGCGAAAGTCAGCACTGGATC includes the following:
- a CDS encoding IS630 family transposase, with amino-acid sequence MTRLRGRAPRGERVRGSAPQGHWNATTLLGAIRLDGATACLAIEGATDAEVFQVYVREVLSPMLRAGDVVVMDNLPPHKDAASLGLIAQRGAEVRFLPVYSPDLNPIEKMWSKVKGLLRSAEARTQPALHEAITYALAKVTPQDAMNWFASCGYSFI
- a CDS encoding sigma-54 dependent transcriptional regulator codes for the protein MKTKIMVVDDDMNMRDLMLTLLESEGYEVIPAENAAAAQTAFEGPQPDVVLLDLQLPDGHGLDLLPAIKKQWPETEVIVLTGNATFDAAVEATKRGAYHFQNKPVDPKNLMVLVKRALEHKQLSEQASSLRQALSTMTGGASPIFQSSAMKAVVRTVERVAPSDVSILLTGESGTGKEVIADLFHALSTRAKGPMIKVNCAALPRELIESELFGSVKGAYTGAQADREGLFRQADGGTLLLDEISEMPIDTQSKLLRVLQEKEVRPVGGRTSYKSDCRVIAATNRPPEEAIKSGKLREDLYYRISAISIALPPLRDRREDILPLANSFLKRFAAQANRVITGYTPAAAELLRKFDWPGNVRQLQNEVQRAVLMCEGKQVDVQDLSINAPRAETPEDDTNLTLMEAMERNTIVQMLKETGGNKLETAKRLGIGRQTLYNKIKAYAIET
- a CDS encoding gamma-glutamyl-gamma-aminobutyrate hydrolase family protein, with protein sequence MKSRPLILITPCSERKGAEFLDISLSLSECYPRAIVAAGGVPWVLPCSTPENGIVEAVRRCDGVMLTGGDDVQPKLYARRLSARLRRTVSPPDPARDLLELLLIREVFRQRKPLLAICRGQQMLNVALGGTLIVDITRQVAGALNHVRLDRKDKIVHKVALTPGSILNKIAGKQTLGVNSSHHQAVGRLADVLRVTAVSMDGVIEGLELARPAAQWLPWLAGVQFHPERLFEKHGVFRELFRSFTRACEPKRK
- the ispF gene encoding 2-C-methyl-D-erythritol 2,4-cyclodiphosphate synthase, with amino-acid sequence MIHVGIGYDVHRLVEGRRLILGGVDIPHSKGLDGHSDADVLMHAICDAIFGALGEGDIGHFFPNSDPRWKNAPSKVFLQEAARQVAFHDGKVVNVDATLIAQAPKLAPHIHAMQLNIAQALGINPKRVGVKATTNEQLGCIGREEGIAAMAVAGVDLAEQ